One genomic segment of Mycolicibacterium chubuense NBB4 includes these proteins:
- a CDS encoding SDR family NAD(P)-dependent oxidoreductase, translating to MNIDLKDKIAIVTGASKGIGLATSRALADAGAFVIAGARHNSPELQALEASGSATFIAADLSTAQGPQALVAAAAHRGGVDILVNNAGAVTPRFDGLLSVTDDDWTASWSLNFLSAVRTTREAVPHMLARGGGAIVMIGSVNATLPEWNIVDYSATKAAMANFAKSVSKEFGPRGIRVNTISPGPVATDLWLAEDGIAAQFAAAGGGSADQVIDSVVAGSATGRFTTPQEVADLAVFLAGNRAANITGADVRIDGGYVTTL from the coding sequence ATGAACATCGACCTCAAGGACAAAATCGCCATCGTCACCGGTGCAAGCAAAGGGATCGGGCTCGCCACCAGCCGGGCGCTCGCCGACGCAGGCGCCTTCGTCATCGCCGGAGCCCGGCACAACAGCCCGGAACTGCAGGCGCTGGAAGCCTCCGGATCGGCGACCTTCATCGCCGCCGACCTGTCCACCGCGCAGGGACCGCAGGCGCTCGTGGCCGCGGCCGCTCACCGCGGCGGCGTCGACATCCTCGTCAACAACGCCGGCGCTGTGACGCCGCGCTTCGACGGACTGCTCTCCGTCACCGACGACGACTGGACGGCTTCGTGGTCACTGAACTTCCTGTCGGCCGTGCGCACCACCCGGGAGGCCGTCCCCCACATGCTGGCTCGTGGCGGCGGCGCGATCGTGATGATCGGCTCGGTCAACGCGACGCTGCCCGAGTGGAACATCGTCGACTACAGCGCCACCAAGGCGGCGATGGCGAACTTCGCCAAAAGCGTCTCGAAGGAGTTCGGGCCGCGCGGAATTCGGGTGAACACCATCAGTCCTGGGCCCGTGGCCACCGATTTGTGGCTCGCCGAGGACGGTATCGCCGCTCAGTTCGCCGCTGCCGGTGGCGGTTCGGCCGACCAGGTGATCGACTCCGTCGTCGCCGGCTCCGCGACGGGCCGCTTCACCACGCCGCAGGAAGTGGCCGACCTCGCCGTCTTCCTGGCCGGGAACCGCGCCGCCAACATCACCGGCGCCGATGTCCGCATCGACGGCGGCTACGTGACCACGCTCTGA